A genomic window from Candidatus Krumholzibacteriia bacterium includes:
- the dtd gene encoding D-aminoacyl-tRNA deacylase, whose amino-acid sequence MRVVLQRVSSARVRVEGEIVGEIGSGLLLLCAFRQNDGEKELRWMAEKCQDLRIFPDSDGKMNLSLRDTGAAILAVSQFTLYGNCSKGRRPSFVGAADADQASGLYDDFLGILRESDLLVEGGVFQAHMKVELENDGPVTLLLEKEAE is encoded by the coding sequence ATGCGCGTGGTTTTGCAAAGAGTGTCTTCGGCGAGGGTCCGCGTGGAGGGCGAGATCGTCGGGGAGATTGGCTCCGGACTGCTTCTTCTTTGCGCTTTCCGGCAGAATGACGGCGAGAAAGAACTTCGCTGGATGGCCGAAAAGTGCCAGGACTTGAGGATCTTTCCCGACAGTGATGGGAAAATGAATCTCTCTCTCCGCGACACCGGAGCAGCGATTCTGGCGGTGAGCCAGTTCACCCTGTATGGAAACTGCAGCAAGGGTCGTCGCCCCAGTTTCGTGGGAGCTGCCGATGCGGATCAGGCTTCCGGACTCTATGACGACTTCCTGGGAATCCTCCGGGAGAGTGACCTTCTGGTGGAGGGCGGAGTGTTTCAGGCTCATATGAAAGTGGAACTGGAAAACGATGGACCGGTGACGCTGCTTCTCGAAAAGGAAGCCGAGTGA
- a CDS encoding PorV/PorQ family protein: MRQFFVLALLLLLSLPASADMELGALRVATSSGTFLRIGISPRAEAMGGAWVAVAEDANAAWYNPAGLGLLANREVSVASVVWPAGIRYNTFSWGVPQALFGGTLSLQVGSLSAVMQETDEYHPYGTGREFLYSDFLAGLSFARFLTDQLIVGLGAKYFREDLGSEVGGPVANAWVVDVGTLYHIDYRNMRIGMAIQNFGPEIRPQGEFWNHSDQKWQEYDGYPPPSLFKLGIAYEPWKSWPWILTQTFDMNHLADNRESLSSGLELDYHGGLLALRAGYNFMADEFGLSAGFGSTFALGSTIAGLDYSFTDAKSLGAIHRWSLRLDF, encoded by the coding sequence GTGAGACAGTTCTTTGTTTTGGCACTCCTGCTTCTTCTGTCCCTTCCCGCAAGTGCGGATATGGAGTTGGGAGCACTTCGTGTGGCCACCAGCAGCGGGACTTTCCTGAGAATCGGGATCAGCCCCCGTGCGGAAGCGATGGGCGGAGCCTGGGTGGCCGTCGCCGAGGACGCCAATGCCGCCTGGTACAATCCTGCGGGTCTGGGTCTTCTTGCGAACCGGGAAGTGTCGGTGGCCAGTGTTGTCTGGCCTGCTGGAATCCGGTACAACACCTTCTCCTGGGGGGTTCCGCAGGCTCTTTTCGGGGGAACATTGTCCTTGCAGGTCGGAAGCCTGAGCGCTGTGATGCAGGAGACAGATGAATACCATCCTTACGGAACAGGCAGGGAGTTTCTCTACTCGGATTTCCTGGCGGGACTCAGCTTTGCCCGATTCCTGACGGACCAGCTGATCGTTGGCCTTGGAGCCAAGTACTTCCGTGAGGATTTGGGATCCGAAGTGGGAGGCCCTGTGGCCAATGCCTGGGTCGTCGATGTGGGGACTCTCTATCATATTGACTACCGAAACATGCGAATCGGGATGGCGATCCAGAACTTCGGCCCGGAAATCCGCCCGCAGGGCGAGTTCTGGAATCACAGTGACCAGAAATGGCAGGAGTATGACGGATATCCTCCTCCATCGCTCTTCAAGCTGGGGATCGCCTACGAGCCATGGAAGTCCTGGCCCTGGATTCTGACGCAGACTTTCGACATGAACCATCTTGCCGACAACCGGGAGTCTCTCTCCTCCGGCCTGGAACTGGACTATCATGGGGGCCTGCTCGCTCTTCGGGCCGGCTACAACTTCATGGCTGACGAGTTCGGCTTGTCCGCCGGATTTGGAAGCACTTTCGCTCTGGGTTCGACCATTGCGGGTCTGGACTACTCTTTCACTGATGCAAAAAGTCTGGGCGCCATCCATCGATGGAGCCTGAGGCTGGATTTCTAG
- a CDS encoding Maf family protein produces the protein MNPFLPEDLQTRLLLASASPRRRELLARIGLEPPVLVSDYDETPLEGESADEASRRHALGKARDVSLRFPDKLVIAADTLVLLDGEILGKPCDAGEAAGMLRFLSDRKHEVLTALALREGEREEVQVATSQVRFRALEGREIAAYLETGESFDKAGSYGVQGLASSFVEGIEGCFFNVMGLPLELLTRMLKAW, from the coding sequence GTGAATCCCTTTCTTCCCGAAGACCTGCAGACCAGGCTGCTCCTGGCATCTGCCAGTCCCCGTCGCAGGGAACTGCTGGCCCGGATCGGTCTCGAGCCTCCCGTCCTGGTCAGCGATTATGATGAAACTCCCCTGGAGGGAGAAAGTGCTGACGAAGCCTCCCGCCGGCATGCACTGGGAAAGGCACGTGATGTGAGTCTCCGTTTTCCCGACAAGTTGGTCATCGCCGCCGACACGCTGGTTCTTCTCGACGGGGAGATTCTGGGCAAGCCCTGCGATGCAGGGGAGGCGGCCGGGATGCTCCGTTTTCTCTCCGACCGAAAGCACGAAGTGCTGACGGCGCTGGCGCTTCGGGAAGGAGAGAGGGAGGAAGTTCAGGTGGCGACAAGCCAGGTTCGCTTTCGCGCTCTTGAGGGCAGGGAGATCGCGGCCTATCTCGAGACCGGCGAGTCCTTCGACAAGGCGGGCTCCTATGGCGTTCAGGGTCTGGCCTCTTCTTTTGTGGAGGGAATTGAAGGATGTTTCTTCAATGTCATGGGGCTTCCCCTGGAACTTCTCACCCGCATGTTGAAGGCATGGTAA
- a CDS encoding bifunctional (p)ppGpp synthetase/guanosine-3',5'-bis(diphosphate) 3'-pyrophosphohydrolase, whose product MNTRTPELGDRDSAARELENFRKGILACNHRLDFDLIEKAYWKAWEVHRDQKRMSGDPYFIHVLEVARTCGEMNLGSDAIAAGLLHDSVEDTSLSLEALRKAFNPTVALLVDGVSKLGTLEFESLEKAQAENFRKLLLHMSRDVRILLIKLADRLHNISTLEYLSREKRLRIARETMDIYAPLANRLGMGRIKWQLEDQAFKYLNPEGYQRVAQMVGMQREAREEFIRTMRDHLQHAMDSQGVDCAIQGRAKHFFSISRKMNDKSLGEEEIFDLLGFRIITETVENCYHVLGIIHSRFTPIPNNFKDYIATPKRNGYQSLHTAVIGPEGRVLEIQIRTKKMHKIAEYGVAAHWVYKESGEGSEKQESGVERELDFLRTFIEDLREGEWSEDPSEYMEELKGSLFQDGIFVFTPRGDLHTLPVGATAVDFAYAIHTGVGDRCVGARVAGKMQPLRRPLDTGEVVEIITRNNARPSRDWLSFVKTSKAVTRIRRSLREQESEQSLSLGKELLDREFQKNGKPLPEEAELVRIADVFGMVGSQSLVEGVGRGTLSAVQVFNRAHPPEEKAKILKSAQQLTRLATRLGRRGDKGVRVEGHGNMMIRFAGCCSPVPGDRILGIVTRGRGVSVHRQDCVNVVGDKVPEERRVAVDWESDSEEKYLVTLLITAEDRKNLLADITSKISKLDVNIQGGSFDRSQQDLLARLRVGLEIRDLSEMERIIKEVRKVPGVIEVERN is encoded by the coding sequence ATGAACACCCGGACACCGGAACTCGGGGATCGCGACTCAGCGGCCAGAGAGTTGGAGAACTTCCGGAAGGGAATCCTGGCCTGCAACCACCGGCTCGATTTTGACTTGATTGAAAAAGCTTACTGGAAGGCCTGGGAAGTTCACCGGGATCAAAAGAGGATGAGTGGGGATCCCTATTTCATCCATGTTCTGGAAGTGGCCAGAACCTGCGGGGAGATGAACCTCGGCAGTGATGCGATTGCCGCAGGACTCCTGCACGATTCAGTAGAAGACACCTCCCTGTCACTGGAAGCACTGCGAAAGGCCTTCAACCCCACGGTGGCTCTTCTGGTCGATGGTGTCAGTAAACTGGGGACACTGGAATTCGAGAGCCTGGAGAAAGCTCAGGCCGAGAACTTCCGCAAGCTACTCCTTCATATGAGTCGCGATGTCAGGATTCTCCTCATCAAGCTTGCCGACCGCCTGCACAATATTTCCACACTGGAGTATCTGTCCCGGGAGAAACGCCTCCGCATCGCTCGAGAGACCATGGACATCTATGCCCCCCTTGCCAACCGTCTCGGCATGGGGCGGATCAAGTGGCAACTGGAGGATCAGGCCTTCAAGTATCTGAACCCTGAGGGCTACCAGCGGGTGGCGCAGATGGTGGGCATGCAGCGGGAGGCTCGCGAGGAGTTTATTCGAACGATGCGCGACCATCTCCAGCATGCGATGGACTCTCAGGGCGTGGATTGTGCCATTCAGGGTCGTGCCAAGCATTTCTTCAGCATCTCCCGAAAGATGAACGACAAGAGTCTGGGGGAGGAGGAAATCTTCGACCTTCTCGGTTTCCGGATCATCACGGAGACAGTGGAGAACTGCTATCATGTACTGGGAATCATCCATTCCCGTTTCACACCGATCCCGAACAATTTCAAGGACTACATCGCGACTCCCAAGAGGAACGGATATCAGAGTCTTCACACGGCCGTGATCGGGCCGGAAGGCCGGGTGCTGGAAATCCAGATTCGCACCAAAAAGATGCATAAAATTGCCGAATACGGTGTGGCCGCTCACTGGGTCTACAAGGAGTCGGGCGAGGGCTCGGAAAAACAGGAATCAGGAGTGGAACGGGAGCTGGACTTCCTGCGAACCTTCATCGAGGATCTTCGGGAAGGGGAGTGGAGCGAGGATCCCTCCGAGTACATGGAAGAACTGAAGGGAAGTCTCTTTCAGGACGGCATCTTTGTGTTTACTCCCCGGGGAGACCTTCACACCCTCCCTGTGGGAGCCACCGCCGTGGACTTTGCCTACGCCATTCATACCGGCGTGGGGGATCGTTGTGTGGGCGCTCGTGTGGCCGGCAAGATGCAGCCACTTCGCCGTCCGCTGGATACGGGCGAGGTTGTAGAGATCATTACCCGCAACAACGCCCGACCGAGTCGGGACTGGCTGAGCTTCGTCAAGACCAGCAAGGCTGTCACCAGGATTCGCCGCAGCCTTCGTGAGCAGGAAAGCGAGCAGTCCCTGAGCCTGGGGAAGGAGCTTCTGGATCGTGAGTTCCAGAAGAACGGCAAGCCTCTTCCTGAGGAAGCAGAACTTGTGCGGATTGCCGATGTCTTCGGGATGGTGGGTTCCCAAAGCCTGGTGGAAGGGGTCGGCCGGGGAACCCTGTCCGCCGTTCAGGTCTTCAATCGGGCGCATCCCCCTGAAGAGAAGGCCAAGATCCTCAAGTCTGCACAGCAGTTGACGCGCCTGGCCACCCGGCTGGGAAGGCGGGGGGACAAGGGTGTCCGGGTCGAGGGACACGGAAACATGATGATTCGTTTTGCCGGATGTTGCAGTCCGGTTCCCGGTGACCGGATTCTGGGAATAGTCACTCGCGGACGAGGGGTTAGTGTTCACCGACAGGACTGTGTCAATGTTGTGGGTGACAAGGTTCCGGAGGAGCGCAGGGTTGCAGTGGACTGGGAGTCCGACAGTGAAGAAAAGTATCTGGTCACGCTCCTGATCACTGCGGAGGATCGCAAGAACCTTCTGGCGGACATCACCAGCAAGATCTCAAAGCTGGATGTGAATATACAGGGAGGGAGTTTCGACCGGAGCCAGCAGGACCTTCTGGCTCGACTCCGGGTTGGCCTGGAGATCCGGGATCTCTCGGAGATGGAGCGCATCATCAAGGAAGTCCGGAAGGTGCCCGGAGTGATCGAAGTGGAGAGAAACTGA
- a CDS encoding TonB-dependent receptor, giving the protein MAVRPKQWVFALCLFASGFSISAMASEGGSVAGHMLDAANGKPLPYGNIVVIGTQFGAMTLDDGSFLISGLPPGTYTFRATYMGYKLAEKAGVRIRIGSYLEFDFELEPTVIKSEKITTWGEKPLVDVTEASSVKSLAASEIARMPVDNVEEVVVTQPGVVKMDDEIHIRGGRSDETLILVDGVPMKDGLAGTSSAKGIDSKTVAKMDVITGGWRAEYGNAMAGVINVSLKEGGQSFSGFTQYGIDHLPGVETDWEHYFSDTFKLQFSGPMPGSGTWLPGERLSFFTNFSGEIMNTRYPGIRTLPTGADYLNVAYEDDFLGIPIHWGNRLAPRQNNIWNFMGKMAWKLNKRHKLTFTLTKYLAFDQGFDRHDISDITRQSNRYPYTWSYWLANYSAFTEDRNTAILKYRHTVSNSAFYELQASRFFTRIHQDSQGANREELKLHLQEYLPPEYDWPDPAQGENWEFHPFFRLNGDYNQYRDRYVERFAFKADLTKKWYPHHHAKAGFTAGYETIQNIDIQDPWISRPDSLGRKDIFRAFPTTGHFYVQDDIEYQGFVSNLGLRMDYWFPGKLAEDAAEAAINGTAGDLFTEEVGHQFFENTSELFGNRYKSTISPRIAVSYPVTNRDHLFFNYGHFSQWPTYYYVYAHVASGVEDLFGNLGNINLDPQITIQYELGARHTFADNLAGDMTVFVKDIFNYPTSERFTVQYYDPVEGSKEATYFLYRNSDYGRSRGIEVSLRKRRGRYASGGLNYTYSIATGKSSDPNALRELYIGGATGEVEIQEGFLWWNKPHRMTAIFDYRVNEHRGPKVFGITTPGHWGFNLYYVLSSGRSYTPVDETSTPVGEDYSRNGPVEQNLNLKVRKWILWGNRRIEMTLQGWNVFDWSRPKSVDPMTGQPYEDGVGSYANSYNDPDARLSRYLSLMDPSRNGSPRRFKFSVGVNF; this is encoded by the coding sequence TTGGCAGTACGCCCGAAACAGTGGGTTTTTGCCCTTTGCCTTTTTGCTTCGGGCTTTTCCATTTCTGCCATGGCCTCCGAGGGTGGCTCCGTGGCCGGGCACATGCTCGATGCTGCCAACGGCAAGCCTCTTCCCTATGGAAACATCGTGGTCATCGGAACCCAGTTCGGTGCGATGACCCTGGATGACGGGTCCTTTCTCATCAGCGGACTTCCCCCCGGCACCTATACCTTCCGTGCGACCTATATGGGCTACAAGTTGGCCGAAAAGGCCGGCGTAAGAATCCGTATTGGAAGTTACCTCGAGTTCGACTTCGAACTGGAGCCTACGGTCATCAAGAGCGAGAAGATCACCACCTGGGGAGAAAAGCCTCTGGTCGATGTGACCGAAGCAAGCAGCGTAAAGAGTCTTGCTGCCAGTGAAATCGCAAGAATGCCTGTGGATAATGTCGAAGAGGTCGTGGTAACGCAGCCGGGCGTTGTCAAAATGGACGACGAGATTCACATCCGTGGCGGCCGAAGCGATGAAACCCTGATTCTGGTTGACGGTGTTCCGATGAAGGACGGCCTGGCGGGAACCAGCAGCGCGAAGGGGATTGACTCCAAGACGGTCGCCAAGATGGATGTGATCACCGGAGGCTGGCGTGCAGAGTACGGTAATGCCATGGCCGGTGTGATCAATGTGAGTCTGAAAGAGGGGGGACAGAGCTTCAGTGGCTTCACCCAGTATGGCATTGACCATCTCCCCGGGGTAGAGACCGACTGGGAACACTACTTTTCTGACACCTTCAAACTGCAATTCAGTGGACCCATGCCCGGTAGCGGAACCTGGCTCCCGGGTGAGCGTCTGAGTTTTTTCACGAATTTCTCCGGCGAGATCATGAACACCCGTTACCCGGGCATTCGCACCTTGCCCACGGGAGCTGACTACCTGAATGTTGCCTATGAGGATGACTTCCTCGGGATCCCGATTCATTGGGGCAATCGTCTGGCACCCCGCCAGAACAACATCTGGAACTTCATGGGGAAGATGGCCTGGAAGCTGAACAAGCGTCACAAGCTCACCTTTACCCTGACCAAATACCTTGCCTTTGATCAGGGCTTCGACCGCCATGACATCAGTGACATTACCCGCCAGAGCAATCGCTATCCCTACACCTGGAGCTACTGGCTGGCCAACTATAGCGCCTTCACCGAGGATCGCAACACGGCCATCCTCAAGTATCGGCATACCGTTTCCAACAGTGCCTTCTACGAATTGCAGGCATCCCGCTTTTTCACCCGGATCCATCAGGATTCCCAGGGCGCCAATCGCGAGGAACTGAAGTTGCATCTTCAGGAGTACCTGCCCCCGGAGTATGACTGGCCGGATCCTGCACAGGGCGAGAATTGGGAGTTCCATCCCTTCTTCCGTCTCAACGGGGATTACAACCAGTACCGGGACCGCTATGTCGAACGCTTTGCCTTCAAGGCGGATCTGACGAAGAAGTGGTATCCGCATCACCACGCGAAGGCCGGGTTTACTGCGGGCTATGAGACCATTCAGAACATCGACATCCAGGATCCCTGGATCAGCCGCCCCGACAGTCTCGGAAGGAAGGACATCTTCCGCGCCTTCCCGACCACCGGCCACTTCTATGTTCAGGATGACATTGAATACCAGGGATTCGTATCCAATTTGGGTCTGAGGATGGACTACTGGTTCCCCGGCAAGCTGGCGGAAGATGCTGCAGAAGCCGCAATCAACGGCACCGCGGGAGACCTCTTTACAGAAGAAGTGGGACACCAGTTCTTCGAGAACACGAGCGAGCTCTTCGGCAATCGTTACAAGTCCACGATCAGCCCCCGAATCGCCGTCAGCTACCCGGTCACCAACCGCGACCACCTCTTCTTCAACTATGGTCATTTCAGCCAGTGGCCGACCTACTACTATGTCTATGCTCATGTGGCCAGCGGCGTGGAAGACCTCTTCGGCAATCTCGGGAACATCAATCTCGATCCCCAGATTACCATTCAGTACGAACTCGGAGCCCGTCACACCTTTGCTGACAACCTGGCCGGAGACATGACGGTCTTCGTAAAGGACATCTTCAACTACCCGACCAGCGAGCGCTTTACGGTGCAGTACTATGACCCGGTGGAAGGAAGCAAGGAAGCAACCTACTTCCTCTACCGGAACAGCGACTATGGAAGAAGCCGTGGGATCGAGGTCAGCCTGAGGAAACGCCGCGGACGCTATGCCTCCGGGGGACTGAACTACACCTACTCCATTGCCACGGGCAAGAGTAGCGACCCGAACGCGCTCCGGGAACTGTACATCGGTGGAGCTACCGGAGAGGTTGAGATTCAGGAAGGCTTCCTTTGGTGGAACAAGCCTCACAGGATGACCGCCATCTTTGACTACCGCGTGAATGAACATCGGGGGCCGAAGGTCTTCGGCATCACGACTCCCGGCCACTGGGGATTCAATCTCTACTATGTTCTGTCCAGCGGTCGCTCCTATACGCCGGTGGATGAGACGAGTACTCCCGTGGGAGAGGACTACTCCCGCAACGGTCCGGTGGAACAGAACCTGAACCTGAAGGTTCGGAAGTGGATTCTCTGGGGAAACCGCCGGATCGAGATGACCCTGCAGGGCTGGAATGTTTTCGACTGGTCGCGACCAAAGAGCGTGGATCCCATGACTGGACAGCCCTATGAGGATGGAGTGGGTTCCTATGCGAACTCCTACAATGACCCCGATGCCCGTCTTTCCAGATACCTGTCCCTGATGGACCCCTCCCGCAACGGAAGCCCCCGTCGCTTCAAGTTCAGTGTGGGGGTGAATTTCTAG